One Calonectris borealis chromosome 15, bCalBor7.hap1.2, whole genome shotgun sequence DNA segment encodes these proteins:
- the LOC142088946 gene encoding protocadherin beta-15-like, with translation MRPVEEADPAMPTEHRGKPRAVFEELAVASWEAIPGAALCVREAAGFQARRAFTLRLLPSVWPAERGFRSSKLRSSSSAPNEKAEEIFPVATLGGGVGHGPAGSSARAGFAGSARQKKPCELLGKGGGARSRGARGLSDPLTPGFLTNTALPRTLLKMLGPREDGGWLFWREMACGRRSGGSKRQVILFILCVCVCQSGAETLRYSLAEEMERDAFVANIAKDLGVPPSQLAARKARLVSEGNEQLFRLSQNTGVLTAKESLDREEICPQSETCTLLFQIFFENPLQLIRGEVQVRDVNDNSPVFPEKEVVLEIPETTSPGSRFPLASAQDKDVGSNGLQNYSLGSNAHFSLALGTGKDGVQYVELVLERQLDREEQRELNLLLTATDGGSPPRSGTAQVRIVVLDANDNIPVFGRELYEVRLAENSPPEQLVVRVAAADPDEGSNGKVRYAFTQTSERSRQLFELNPASGEIRVAGNLDFEEAKNHKMVVRATDGGGLSAHCKVQVEVLDVNDNAPEIALTSLTASIPEDAPPRTLVALFSVRDRDSGDNGRTECAIDGDLPFSLTPTVGNYYELRTKAALDRERTAEYNITVTATDWGTTRLSSRESLFVQISDVNDNPPEFSQETYTLSVPENNSPMLRIGSVKATDADAGKNARVNYALVRQEGKEQPDVSVNSDSGDVYILRPLDYEEVRAFEVAVRAADGGSPPLSAQAVLRVVVRDENDNAPVVLHPPPDSSAAAGELVPRWARAGYLVAKVVAVDADAGQNAWLSYELAKATEPGLFRVGLHSGEVRTARAVAERDAPRQRLVVLVRDRGQPPRSASATLGIALVDGFSDAHLRVSEEAPAAEPDGPLTLYLVASLACVSALFLATAVAAVVVKVRRARRSEAESLPTFPKAATESNAGSLPRSYVYDVCFAAGTVNSEFRFLRPLLPCFPAGLPPGPGEQRSSVCSQEAASLGDEGDWAAQVRDLAGPRRWGEAEGAARGGGVRSARAVRTVGVAELAVEEPLGREQRAERVSEPLAGPPTRIRHGSAAPQGLTNRASLHPALGPEYSR, from the coding sequence ATGCGTCCTGTGGAAGAGGCAGATCCTGCAATGCCGACAGAACACAGAGGAAAACCAAGAGCTGTGTTCGAAGAGCTCGCGGTGGCGAGCTGGGAAGCGATACCCGGAGCAGCGCTCTGTGTGCGGGAGGCAGCCGGCTTCCAAGCGAGGAGAGCGTTTACGCTGCGCCTTTTGCCTTCGGTTTGGCCCGCAGAGCGCGGATTCCGAAGCAGCAAACTccgaagcagcagctctgccccgaACGAGAAGGCAGAGGAAATATTCCCCGTCGCGACGCTGGGTGGGGGTGTTGGCCACGGACCGGCAGGTTCCTCCGCCCGCGCCGGGTTTGCGGGCTCGGCGAGACAAAAGAAGCCGTgtgagctgctggggaagggcGGCGGGGCACGGAGTCGGGGTGCGCGGGGGCTTTCAGACCCCCTTACCCCGGGCTTCCTGACAAACACCGCTCTGCCTCGGACGCTGCTTAAAATGCTGGGACCCAGGGAGGACGGCGGCTGGCTTTTCTGGAGAGAAATGGCGTGTGGGAGACGGAGCGGAGGCAGCAAGAGGCAAGTGATCTTGTTTATTCTGTGCGTTTGCGTGTGCCAGAGCGGGGCCGAAACCCTCCGCTATTCTCTGGcggaggagatggagagggacGCCTTTGTCGCCAATATTGCGAAGGACCTGGGGGTTCCTCCGAGCCAGCTCGCGGCTCGCAAGGCCCGCCTTGTGTCCGAGGGGAACGAGCAGCTTTTCCGCCTCAGTCAAAACACCGGAGTCCTGACGGCAAAGGAGTCGCTGGACCGGGAGGAGATCTGTCCGCAGAGCGAGACCTGCACACTCCTCTTCCAGATATTCTTTGAAAATCCGTTGCAGCTGATCCGAGGGGAGGTGCAGGTTCGTGACGTGAACGACAACTCCCCCGTGTTCCCGGAGAAAGAGGTGGTTTTAGAGATTCCCGAAACGACGTCTCCCGGGTCCCGTTTCCCTCTGGCAAGCGCCCAGGACAAGGACGTGGGCAGCAACGGCTTGCAGAACTACAGCCTCGGGTCCAATGCGCATTTCTCCCTCGCTCTCGGAACAGGGAAAGACGGCGTACAATACGTGGAGCTCGTCCTAGAGCGGCAGCTGGACCGCGAAGAGCAGCGAGAGCTGAATTTACTCCTCACCGCCACCGACGGGGGCTCGCCACCCCGGTCGGGCACGGCTCAGGTCCGGATCGTGGTGCTGGATGCCAATGACAACATCCCGGTCTTCGGTCGGGAGCTCTACGAGGTGCGCCTGGCCGAGAACAGCCCCCCGGAGCAGCTGGTGGTCAGAGTCGCGGCCGCGGATCCCGACGAAGGGTCGAACGGGAAGGTGCGGTACGCCTTCACCCAGACATCGGAGCGGTCCCGGCAGCTCTTCGAGCTGAACCCTGCCAGTGGGGAGATACGGGTGGCGGGCAACCTGGACTTCGAGGAAGCGAAAAACCACAAGATGGTGGTGAGGGCCACCGACGGCGGGGGGCTGTCTGCGCATTGCAAAGTGCAGGTGGAGGTCCTGGACGTGAATGACAACGCCCCGGAGATCGCGCTCACCTCCCTCACCGCCTCCATTCCCGAGGACGCCCCGCCCCGCACCCTGGTGGCCCTGTTCAGTGTGCGGGACCGGGACTCCGGGGACAACGGCAGGACGGAGTGCGCGATCGACGGGGACTTGCCCTTCAGTCTCACCCCGACTGTCGGTAATTACTACGAACTGCGAACAAAGGCGGCGCTGGACAGGGAGAGGACGGCGGAGTATAACATCACCGTCACGGCCACGGACTGGGGCACGACGCGGCTGAGCTCTCGGGAAAGCCTCTTCGTGCAGATATCGGACGTGAACGACAATCCGCCAGAGTTCAGCCAGGAGACGTACACCCTGTCGGTCCCGGAGAACAACAGCCCCATGCTCCGGATCGGCAGCGTGAAGGCCACGGACGCCGACGCGGGAAAAAACGCCCGCGTAAACTACGCGCTGGTGCGGCAGGAGGGCAAGGAGCAGCCCGACGTGTCGGTCAACTCCGACAGCGGGGACGTTTACATCCTCCGCCCGCTGGACTACGAGGAGGTGCGCGCCTTCGAGGTGGCGGTGCGCGCTGCCGACGGCGGCTCGCCGCCGCTCAGCGCCCAGGCGGTGCTGCGCGTGGTGGTGCGggacgagaacgacaacgcgcccgtgGTGCTGCACCCGCCCCCCGacagcagcgcggcggcgggcgagcTGGTGCCGCGCTGGGCGCGGGCGGGCTACctggtggccaaggtggtggcggtggacgcGGACGCGGGGCAGAACGCGTGGCTGTCGTACGAGCTGGCCAAGGCGACGGAGCCGGGgctgttccgcgtggggctgcacagcggcGAGGTGCGCACGGCGCGGGCCGTGGCGGAGCGCGACGCGCCCCGGCAGAGGCTCGTCGTGCTGGTGCGCGACCGCGGGCAGCCGCCGCGCTCCGCCAGCGCCACCCTCGGCATCGCCCTGGTCGACGGCTTCTCCGACGCCCATCTGCGGGTGAGCGAGGAGGCGCCGGCCGCCGAGCCCGACGGGCCGCTGACCCTCTACCTCGTGGCCTCCCTGGCCTGCGTGTCCGCGCTGTTCCTGGCCACGGCGGTGGCCGCCGTGGTGGTGAAGGTGCGGCGGGCCAGGCGGAGCGAGGCGGAGAGCTTGCCCACGTTCCCGAAGGCTGCCACGGAGAGCAACGCGGGCTCCCTTCCCCGCAGCTACGTGTACGACGTCTGCTTCGCCGCCGGCACCGTCAACAGCGAGTTTCGGTTCCTCAGGCCgctcctgccctgcttccccgccgggctgccccccgGCCCGGGCGAACAGCGGAGCTCGGTGTGCTCGCAAGAGGCGGCCAGCCTCGGGGACGAAGGCGACTGGGCTGCACAGGTGAGAGACCTGGCCGGGCCGAGGCGAtggggggaggcggagggagcagcgcggggcgggggggtgcgcTCAGCCCGGGCAGTGAGGACTGTCGGTGTTGCGGAGCTGGCGGTGGAGGAGCCGCTGGGGCGGGAGCAGAGGGCAGAAAGGGTCTCAGAGCCGCTGGCGGGGCCTCCCACGAGGATCCGGCACGGCTCAGCTGCTCCCCAAGGGCTCACTAACCGCGCCTCGCTGCATCCAGCTCTAGGCCCTGAGTATTCGCGTTAG
- the LOC142088947 gene encoding protocadherin beta-15-like produces the protein MAIARQVLCLSALLSLPHARSEPIRYRVAEEAESGSVVANVAEDAGLAPAQLSARRARLAPEDGRQHFRLERGTGRLVVAERLDREELCGQSGTCTLPFELLLANPLQFFRVEVAVEDINDHSPVFPEERVTFKILEMSAPGSRFPLEGARDLDVGSNSIQAYSIAPDNEYFSVSFGSQSEDDKYVELVLEKPLDREEQAELGFSLIAVDGGSPPRSGTTQIHIVVLDVNDNAPVFTQKLYVGQVLENAPEGSVVLSVVATDRDVGVNGHISYQFSQAVGQGHSAFAIDPTSGEIKLTKPLDFEAAENHDLSVRATDGGGLSAICKVLVEVVDVNDNAPELVVSSFSSPLPENALPGTVVALFTVRDRDAGANGKISCALEDQLLFSLRPAYKNYYELVTVSALDREEMARYILTVTAADAGSPPLTTTQTFIVDISDVNDNAPIFNQTSYTMFVRENNVPTALVGAVSASDADVGPNAKVTYSLAPAHPTEPDPCSCISVNSENGHVFVLRPLDYEQVRQIEVLVSASDAGSPPLSANVTVRLVVVDENDNAPLVLYPTQGSSPPSNELVPMSAAAGYLVTKVVAVDADAGQNSWLSYHLLRATDPGLFAVGAQSGEVRLRRPVMERDAVKQKLVILVRDNGRPPLSATAALSTLLLNDFSDMRLPHSSLAMEDEGGSLTTYLIISLVFISLLFLTSTAAFVALKVCKRKEPKGGHVLYGAGNLQSNLANAAAVGTLPHAYCYEINLTTGSGNSEFKFLKPILPSLPPQHCGMGGDTNDEQDFPRGPITADMAPDNPGTFSAEQFNSLSLN, from the coding sequence ATGGCGATCGCAAGGCAAGTGCTTTGTCTCTCCGCTTTGCTCTCCCTGCCGCACGCGCGCTCCGAGCCCATCCGCTACCGCGTAGCCGAGGAGGCGGAGAGCGGCTCCGTGGTAGCCAACGTGGCGGAGGACGCGGGGCTGGCCCCGGCGCAGCTCTCGGCTCGCCGCGCCCGCCTGGCCCCGGAGGACGGCCGGCAGCACTTTCGCTTAGAGCGCGGCACCGGCCGCCTCGTAGTGGCGGAgaggctggaccgggaggagctgTGCGGGCAGTCCGGGACCTGCACGCTGCCCTTCGAGCTCCTGCTGGCAAACCCGCTGCAGTTCTTTCGGGTCGAGGTGGCCGTGGAGGACATCAATGACCATTCGCCCGTTTTCCCGGAGGAACGAGTCACTTTCAAGATCCTGGAAATGAGCGCCCCGGGCTCGCGTTTCCCGCTGGAGGGGGCTCGGGATCTGGACGTTGGCAGCAACAGCATCCAGGCTTACAGCATCGCTCCCGACAACGAGTACTTTAGTGTGTCCTTTGGGAGTCAGAGTGAGGACGACAAATATGTAGAACTGGTCTTGGAAAAGCCGCTAGACAGAGAGGAGCAGGCGGAGTTGGGTTTCAGTCTCATTGCCGTGGACGGGGGCTCTCCACCCAGGAGCGGGACCACCCAAATCCACATTGTTGTTCTAGATGTAAATGACAACGCTCCCGTCTTCACACAAAAGCTGTACGTTGGGCAGGTTTTGGAAAATGCCCCAGAGGGCTCTGTGGTTCTCAGCGTGGTGGCAACCGATCGGGATGTGGGTGTTAACGGGCACATCTCCTATCAGTTCAGCCAAGCGGTGGGTCAGGGCCATTCAGCATTCGCGATTGACCCCACGAGCGGTGAAATTAAACTCACAAAGCCTCTGGACTTTGAGGCAGCAGAGAATCATGATCTCAGTGTGCGGGCCACAGATGGCGGGGGCCTCTCGGCAATCTGCAAGGTGTTGGTGGAGGTGGTGGATGTGAACGACAATGCACCGGAGCTGGTGGTCAGTTCCTTCAGCAGTCCCCTCCCCGAGAACGCATTACCTGGGACAGTGGTCGCCCTCTTTACTGTCAGGGACCGGGATGCGGGTGCCAACGGGAAGATCTCCTGTGCCCTTGAGGACCAGCTATTGTTCTCCCTCCGGCCAGCCTATAAGAATTACTACGAGCTGGTAACTGTGAGCGCACTGGACCGGGAAGAGATGGCTCGGTACATCCTCACTGTCACAGCAGCAGATGCGGGGTCACCTCCTCTCACAACCACCCAGACCTTCATAGTGGACATCTCCGATGTCAATGACAATGCACCTATCTTCAACCAGACATCGTACACCATGTTCGTGCGTGAGAACAATGTTCCCACGGCACTCGTTGGAGCCGTCAGCGCCTCGGATGCTGATGTGGGGCCCAATGCCAAGGTGACCTATTCCCtggccccagcccaccccacagAGCCCGACCCCTGCTCCTGTATCTCTGTGAACTCTGAGAACGGGCATGTGTTTGTGCTGCGGCCTCTGGACTACGAGCAGGTGAGGCAGATCGAGGTCTTGGTGAGCGCCTCCGACGCGGGGTCTCCTCCCCTCAGTGCCAATGTCACTGTCCGCCTTGTCGTGGTGGACGAGAATGACAATGCGCCGCTGGTGCTGTACCCCACCCAGGGCAGCAGCCCACCATCCAATGAGCTGGTGCCCATGTCGGCTGCGGCGGGGTACCTCGTCACCAAAGTGGTGGCCGTCGACGCCGACGCAGGGCAGAACTCGTGGCTTTCGTACCACCTGCTGAGGGCCACCGACCCCGGGCTGTTTGCAGTGGGTGCCCAAAGCGGGGAGGTGAGGCTGAGGAGGCCGGTGATGGAGAGAGATGCCGTGAAGCAGAAGCTTGTCATCCTGGTGCGAGACAATGGGCGGCCACCGCTGTCGGCCACTGCGGCGCTGAGCACACTCCTGCTCAACGACTTCTCAGATATGCGCCTACCGCACAGCAGCCTGGCCATGGAGGATGAGGGCGGCTCCCTGACAACCTATTTAATCATTTCATTGGTCTTCATctcactcctcttcctcacatCCACAGCAGCCTTCGTGGCTCTCAAGGTGTGCAAGAGAAAGGAGCCGAAGGGTGGGCACGTGCTTTACGGTGCCGGCAACTTGCAGAGCAACCTGGCCAATGCGGCCGCTGTGGGGACCCTGCCCCACGCCTATTGCTACGAGATCAACCTCACGACGGGCTCGGGCAACAGCGAGTTCAAGTTCCTGAAGCCCATCCTCCCCAGCCTGCCACCACAGCACTGTGGCATGGGTGGGGACACCAACGATGAACAAGATTTCCCCCGTGGCCCTATCACTGCGGACATGGCACCAGACAACCCAGGGACATTCTCTGCGGAACAGTTCAATAGTCTTTCCTTGAACTAG
- the LOC142088945 gene encoding protocadherin beta-15-like, producing the protein MAIARQVLCLSALLSLPHARSEPIRYRVAEEAESGSVVANVAEDAGLAPAQLSARRARLAPEDGRQHFRLERGTGRLVVAERLDREELCGQSGTCTLPFELLLANPLQFFRVEVAVEDINDHSPVFPEERVTFKIPETSAPGSRFPLEGAWDLDVGSNSIQAYSIAPENEYFSVSFGSRIKGKDYVELVLEKPLDREEQAELGFSLIAVDGGSPPRSGTTQIHIVVLDVNDNAPIFTQELYIGQVLENAPEGSVVLSVVATDRDVGVNGDISYQFSQTVGQSHSIFAIDPTSGEIKLTKPLDFEATENHELIVRATDGGGLSAICKVLVEVVDVNDNAPELVVSSFSSPLPENALPGTVVALFTVRDRDAGANGKISCALEDQLLFSLRPAYKNYYELVTVSALDREETARYILTVTAADAGSPPLTTTQTFIVDISDVNDNAPIFNQTSYTMFVRENNVPTALVGTVSASDADVGPNAKVTYSLAPAHPTEPDPCSCISVNSENGHVFVLQPLDYEQVRQIEVLVSASDAGSPPLSANVTVRLVMVDENDNAPLVLYPTQGSSPPSNELVPMSAEAGYLVTKVVAVDADAGQNSWLSYHLLRATDPGLFAVGAQSGEVRLRRPVMERDAVKQKLIILVRDNGQPPLSATAVLSALLLNDFSDMRLPHSSLATEDEGGSLTTYLIISLVFISLLFLTSTAAFVALKVCKRKEPKGGHVLYGAGNLQSNLANAAAVGTLPHAYCYEISLTTGSGNSEFKFLKPILPSVPPQHCGMGGDTNDEQDFPRGPITADMAPDNPGTFSAEQFNSLSLN; encoded by the coding sequence ATGGCGATCGCAAGGCAAGTGCTTTGTCTCTCCGCTTTGCTCTCCCTGCCGCACGCGCGCTCCGAGCCCATCCGCTACCGCGTAGCCGAGGAGGCGGAGAGCGGCTCCGTGGTAGCCAACGTGGCGGAGGACGCGGGGCTGGCCCCGGCGCAGCTCTCGGCTCGCCGCGCCCGCCTGGCCCCGGAGGACGGCCGGCAGCACTTTCGCTTAGAGCGCGGCACCGGCCGCCTCGTAGTGGCGGAgaggctggaccgggaggagctgTGCGGGCAGTCCGGGACCTGCACGCTGCCCTTCGAGCTCCTGCTGGCAAACCCGCTGCAGTTCTTTCGGGTCGAGGTGGCCGTGGAGGACATCAATGACCATTCGCCCGTTTTCCCGGAGGAACGAGTCACTTTCAAGATCCCGGAAACGAGCGCCCCGGGCTCGCGTTTCCCGCTGGAGGGGGCTTGGGATCTGGACGTTGGCAGCAACAGCATCCAGGCTTACAGCATCGCTCCCGAGAACGAGTACTTTAGTGTCTCCTTTGGGAGTCGGATTAAGGGCAAGGACTATGTGGAATTGGTCTTGGAAAAGCCGCTAGACAGAGAGGAGCAGGCGGAGTTGGGTTTCAGTCTCATTGCCGTGGACGGGGGCTCTCCACCCAGGAGCGGGACCACCCAAATCCACATTGTTGTTCTAGATGTAAATGACAACGCTCCCATCTTCACACAGGAGCTGTACATTGGGCAGGTTTTAGAAAATGCCCCAGAGGGCTCTGTGGTTCTCAGCGTGGTGGCAACCGATCGGGATGTGGGTGTTAACGGGGACATCTCCTATCAGTTCAGCCAGACGGTGGGCCAGAGTCACTCAATATTTGCGATTGACCCCACGAGCGGTGAAATTAAACTCACAAAGCCTCTGGACTTTGAGGCAACAGAGAATCATGAGCTCATTGTGCGGGCCACAGATGGCGGGGGCCTCTCGGCAATCTGCAAGGTGTTGGTGGAGGTGGTGGATGTGAACGACAATGCACCGGAGCTGGTGGTCAGTTCCTTCAGCAGTCCCCTCCCCGAGAACGCATTACCTGGGACAGTGGTCGCCCTCTTTACTGTCAGGGACCGGGACGCGGGTGCCAACGGGAAGATCTCCTGTGCCCTTGAGGACCAGCTATTGTTCTCCCTGCGGCCAGCCTATAAGAATTACTACGAGCTGGTAACTGTGAGCGCACTGGACCGTGAAGAGACGGCTCGGTACATCCTCACTGTCACAGCAGCAGATGCGGGGTCACCTCCTCTCACAACCACCCAGACCTTCATAGTGGACATCTCCGATGTCAATGACAATGCACCTATCTTCAACCAGACATCATACACCATGTTCGTGCGTGAGAACAATGTCCCCACGGCACTCGTTGGAACCGTCAGTGCCTCGGATGCTGATGTGGGGCCCAATGCCAAGGTGACCTATTCCCtggccccagcccaccccacagAGCCCGACCCCTGCTCCTGTATCTCTGTGAACTCTGAGAACGGGCACGTGTTTGTGCTGCAGCCTCTGGACTACGAGCAGGTGAGGCAGATCGAGGTCTTGGTGAGCGCCTCCGACGCGGGGTCTCCTCCCCTCAGTGCCAACGTCACTGTCCGCCTTGTCATGGTGGACGAGAATGACAATGCGCCGCTGGTGCTGTACCCCACCCAGGGCAGCAGCCCACCATCCAATGAGCTGGTGCCCATGTCGGCTGAGGCGGGGTACCTCGTCACCAAAGTGGTGGCCGTCGACGCCGACGCAGGGCAGAACTCGTGGCTTTCGTACCACCTGCTGAGGGCCACCGACCCCGGGCTGTTTGCGGTGGGTGCCCAAAGCGGGGAGGTGAGGCTGAGGAGGCCGGTGATGGAGAGAGATGCCGTGAAGCAGAAACTCATCATCCTGGTGCGAGACAACGGGCAGCCACCGCTGTCGGCCACTGCGGTGCTGAGCGCACTCCTGCTCAATGACTTCTCAGACATGCGACTACCGCACAGCAGCCTGGCCACGGAGGATGAGGGTGGCTCCCTAACAACCTATTTAATCATTTCATTGGTCTTCATctcactcctcttcctcacatCCACAGCAGCCTTCGTGGCTCTCAAGGTGTGCAAGAGAAAGGAGCCGAAGGGTGGGCACGTGCTTTACGGTGCCGGCAACTTGCAGAGCAACCTGGCCAATGCGGCCGCTGTGGGGACCCTGCCCCACGCCTATTGCTACGAGATCAGCCTCACGACGGGCTCGGGCAACAGCGAGTTCAAGTTCCTGAAGCCCATCCTCCCCAGCGTGCCGCCGCAGCACTGTGGCATGGGTGGGGACACCAACGATGAACAAGATTTCCCCCGTGGCCCTATCACTGCGGACATGGCACCAGACAACCCAGGGACGTTCTCTGCGGAACAGTTCAATAGTCTTTCCTTGAACTAG